The Methanosphaera sp. BMS genome contains a region encoding:
- a CDS encoding nascent polypeptide-associated complex protein, with protein MFPGGKINAKQLKQMEKQMKKMGMNMKELDDVEQVVITLKDKEIVIKNAEVSIMKAMGQETYQISGDAEERIKGSNEDTSIEISDDDVELVASQTGVSAEKAREVLEEVGGDLAEAIMKLE; from the coding sequence ATGTTTCCTGGTGGAAAGATAAACGCTAAACAATTAAAACAAATGGAAAAACAAATGAAAAAAATGGGTATGAACATGAAGGAACTTGACGATGTTGAACAAGTTGTCATTACCCTTAAAGATAAGGAAATAGTTATTAAAAATGCTGAAGTAAGCATCATGAAAGCTATGGGACAAGAGACATACCAAATATCCGGTGATGCCGAAGAAAGAATTAAAGGCAGCAATGAAGATACAAGCATTGAAATATCAGATGATGATGTGGAACTTGTTGCAAGTCAAACAGGAGTAAGTGCTGAAAAAGCAAGAGAAGTACTGGAAGAAGTTGGTGGAGACCTAGCTGAAGCTATAATGAAACTTGAATAA
- a CDS encoding DUF2304 domain-containing protein, with product MFTYQIIIIIISILAISFSIKKYYENNFSLATFVAWILIWILVIVISLFPSITTHIASLFGLGRGLDALYIAAIILSYYAMFKLYNKMDNQRKRIDELVSEIAIYNNEQEDDD from the coding sequence GTGTTTACTTATCAGATAATAATTATAATAATCAGTATTTTAGCAATATCCTTTTCGATTAAAAAGTATTATGAAAATAACTTTAGCCTGGCTACCTTTGTGGCATGGATTCTCATATGGATATTGGTCATTGTAATATCGCTATTTCCATCCATAACCACCCATATTGCATCACTGTTCGGATTGGGTAGAGGATTGGATGCATTATATATTGCAGCCATCATCCTATCCTATTATGCCATGTTCAAGTTATACAACAAGATGGACAATCAACGTAAACGTATTGATGAATTGGTTAGTGAAATAGCCATCTACAACAATGAACAAGAAGATGACGATTGA
- a CDS encoding Zc3h12a-like ribonuclease, with amino-acid sequence MKVIVDGSNVAYYGQQPNEETGKITPSLKTLKVAISTLEKLGHEPIVLADAPLRHEIDDKDSFNEMIKNDEVFPVPAGTIADHYILNLAYEKDAKILSNDFFRDYQDEFQDIPSRRLPYRVKNGRFQIGKPAPPKKVKNILQKICSKSLNEFERRGFDVYKSKKNRKFSGLAVAQEAISRVSNEEDNAIDSKLENVFLKIPILNKMVGFVDDDMEDCDFLIFVLVNPKDYKEAVRNAGTIAVTVRNKLNLDHSPLVAVRNDLFTRPGTFELNIIYSDEVLEESPYNLNIIINDSDYSFIKHNSRNIASTLASRLGTWKFPIVSVKPSMLMEKPGQFEISIERGGKR; translated from the coding sequence TTGAAAGTAATTGTTGATGGGTCAAACGTAGCATATTATGGACAACAACCCAATGAAGAAACAGGAAAAATAACTCCAAGTCTTAAAACTCTAAAAGTGGCTATAAGCACTCTTGAAAAATTAGGACATGAACCAATAGTATTAGCTGATGCACCATTACGACATGAAATTGATGATAAAGATAGCTTTAATGAAATGATTAAAAACGATGAGGTTTTCCCAGTACCTGCCGGAACCATCGCTGATCATTACATATTAAACTTAGCATATGAAAAAGATGCTAAAATATTATCAAATGATTTTTTCAGAGACTATCAGGATGAATTCCAAGATATTCCAAGCAGAAGACTACCATACAGAGTAAAAAACGGTAGATTCCAAATCGGTAAACCAGCACCACCTAAAAAAGTAAAAAATATACTTCAAAAAATCTGTTCTAAATCATTAAACGAATTTGAAAGACGCGGATTTGATGTGTACAAATCCAAGAAAAACAGAAAATTCAGCGGATTAGCCGTTGCTCAGGAAGCAATCAGTAGAGTAAGCAATGAAGAAGACAATGCCATTGACTCCAAGTTAGAGAACGTATTCCTCAAGATACCTATTCTCAACAAGATGGTCGGATTTGTAGATGACGATATGGAGGATTGCGACTTCCTAATATTCGTACTGGTAAATCCTAAAGACTATAAGGAAGCAGTACGTAACGCCGGGACCATTGCCGTAACGGTTAGAAACAAGTTGAACCTAGATCATTCTCCACTTGTAGCTGTGAGAAATGATTTGTTCACAAGACCGGGTACATTTGAATTGAACATAATCTACTCGGATGAAGTACTTGAAGAAAGTCCATATAACTTAAATATCATAATAAATGACTCAGACTACTCATTTATTAAACATAATTCAAGAAATATAGCAAGTACGCTAGCTTCAAGATTAGGAACATGGAAGTTTCCTATAGTATCAGTAAAACCAAGTATGTTAATGGAAAAACCAGGACAGTTTGAAATTTCTATTGAACGTGGAGGTAAGAGATAA
- a CDS encoding nicotianamine synthase family protein, with product MSSKNYWTKIREIAIDLNKIGKENFDETSLDELVPILDEIEVIAHNDNIDYDSAKLILSDEGMINSLETIRDFYIYIGARLERENAYEIIEGGENAWEVLDTFHFYERYEGLLSNESKLVPFDENTKLVFIGSGPLPVTLIMFNKMFGCKCVGIEVQPSVAKLSRHIIRRLGLDDDIEIVIGDERYVGHLDYDVIMVAAFAIPKSKVFGNLWEIVDTDTPILYRTYSGMRQMLYEPVKDVDLRGFHQEGLMLPTGNVNNTSVLVKKIV from the coding sequence ATGAGTTCTAAAAATTACTGGACAAAAATACGAGAAATAGCCATAGACTTAAACAAGATAGGTAAAGAAAACTTTGATGAAACAAGCCTGGATGAACTTGTCCCGATTCTTGATGAGATAGAAGTTATCGCACACAATGACAATATAGACTATGATTCAGCAAAACTAATCCTATCGGATGAGGGAATGATCAATTCACTGGAAACAATAAGGGACTTCTATATCTACATAGGTGCAAGACTGGAAAGGGAAAACGCATATGAAATCATTGAAGGCGGAGAAAATGCATGGGAAGTGCTTGACACATTCCACTTCTATGAAAGATATGAAGGCCTTCTAAGCAATGAATCAAAACTTGTACCCTTTGATGAAAATACCAAACTTGTGTTTATTGGAAGCGGACCACTGCCTGTTACACTGATAATGTTTAACAAGATGTTCGGATGCAAATGTGTGGGCATAGAAGTTCAGCCGAGCGTGGCAAAACTATCACGCCACATCATCAGAAGACTTGGACTGGATGACGACATTGAAATAGTTATCGGTGATGAAAGATACGTGGGCCATCTTGACTATGACGTTATCATGGTTGCTGCATTTGCAATACCAAAAAGCAAGGTATTCGGTAACCTGTGGGAGATTGTGGATACTGACACGCCAATATTATACAGGACATACTCCGGTATGAGACAGATGCTGTATGAACCTGTAAAGGACGTTGATCTACGTGGATTCCATCAGGAAGGATTGATGTTGCCTACAGGTAACGTTAACAACACGTCAGTACTTGTCAAGAAGATAGTGTAA